A DNA window from Streptomyces bacillaris contains the following coding sequences:
- a CDS encoding peptidase C39 family protein, translated as MRAAAGESWVDAHLLPVPDASLDAMSLLGEDRVRGAVLIGPG; from the coding sequence GTGCGAGCGGCGGCGGGAGAGAGCTGGGTGGACGCCCATCTGCTGCCCGTGCCGGACGCGTCGCTCGACGCGATGTCCCTGCTCGGGGAGGACCGCGTGCGCGGCGCCGTACTCATCGGGCCCGGCTGA
- a CDS encoding HelD family protein, with translation MPAHVAESDSTPDPTGTPDSTSITSTTGTTPDPSGPTDPTDPLAHERAHLAASRAALRAMREDVQALDISDVTANWVNAAVLQSQIDDRIKALADLSHTPLFFGRLDYLHAVGGELAEGAEGERFYIGRRHVHDAAGDPMVIDWRAPVSQPYYQASPKDPQDVGLRRRFGYTAGELTAYEDEHLTDPAEIAHTSRLLQAEIERPRVGPMRDIVATIQPEQDEIVRSGLGGTVCVQGGPGTGKTAVGLHRVAFLLYAHRERLARTGTLVIGPNRSFLHYIEQVLPALGELEVKQATVDDLVTAGVEVRGTDDAAAAVVKGDARMAEVLRRAIRSHVTRPTEPVVVVRGSRRWRVPAYEIEEMVDELLARDMRYGSAHEALPQRIAHAVLVRMEEAGEAPDDRVQNTVARNPAVKAAVKAIWPAVDPEKLVLRLLADPEFLAAHAEGLLSEDEQKLILWAKPARSVRSARWSAADAVLIDEARDLVARTHSLGHVVLDEAQDLSPMQYRAVGRRCSTGSATVLGDLAQGTTPWSTESWDEALFHLGKADAVVEELTAGFRVPREVIAYASRLLPAISPGLAAVESVRESPGSLVVREVPSAEELDAGVVGACEESLRHEGSIGLIAADARIPALGAALEAAGHAYLSPGEETTAESRLTLVPASLAKGLEYDYVVLDEPAAVVDGEPDERTGLRRLYVALTRAVSGLTVVHAAALPEALEQ, from the coding sequence GTGCCCGCGCACGTAGCAGAGAGCGATTCCACCCCCGATCCGACCGGAACCCCCGACTCCACGAGCATCACCAGCACCACCGGCACCACCCCCGATCCGAGCGGTCCCACGGACCCCACCGACCCCCTCGCCCACGAGCGCGCCCATCTCGCCGCGTCCCGGGCCGCCCTGCGGGCGATGCGCGAGGACGTCCAGGCGCTCGACATCAGCGATGTCACCGCGAACTGGGTCAACGCCGCCGTCCTCCAGTCCCAGATCGACGACCGCATCAAGGCGCTCGCCGATCTCTCCCACACCCCCCTGTTCTTCGGCCGCCTCGACTATCTGCACGCCGTCGGCGGCGAACTGGCCGAGGGCGCGGAGGGCGAGCGGTTCTACATCGGGCGCCGGCACGTCCACGACGCCGCCGGGGACCCGATGGTCATCGACTGGCGCGCACCGGTCTCCCAGCCGTACTACCAGGCGTCCCCGAAGGACCCCCAGGACGTCGGGCTCCGCCGCCGCTTCGGGTACACCGCCGGCGAGCTGACCGCGTACGAGGACGAGCACCTCACCGACCCCGCCGAGATCGCGCACACCAGCCGGCTCCTCCAGGCGGAGATCGAGCGGCCCCGTGTCGGCCCGATGCGCGACATCGTCGCCACCATCCAGCCCGAGCAGGACGAGATCGTCCGCAGCGGCCTCGGCGGGACCGTCTGCGTGCAGGGCGGCCCCGGCACCGGGAAGACCGCCGTCGGCCTGCACCGGGTGGCCTTCCTGCTGTACGCGCACCGCGAGCGGCTGGCCCGTACCGGCACGCTCGTCATCGGGCCGAACCGGTCCTTCCTCCACTACATCGAGCAGGTCCTGCCCGCCCTCGGTGAGCTGGAGGTCAAGCAGGCCACGGTCGACGACCTGGTGACGGCGGGGGTGGAGGTGCGCGGCACGGACGACGCGGCCGCCGCCGTCGTCAAGGGCGACGCCCGCATGGCCGAGGTGCTGCGCCGGGCGATCCGCTCGCATGTGACCCGGCCGACCGAGCCCGTCGTGGTCGTGCGCGGGTCGCGGCGCTGGCGGGTGCCCGCGTACGAGATCGAGGAGATGGTCGACGAGCTGCTCGCCCGGGACATGCGGTACGGCTCCGCCCACGAGGCGCTGCCGCAGCGGATCGCGCACGCCGTTCTCGTACGGATGGAGGAGGCGGGCGAGGCGCCGGACGACCGGGTGCAGAACACCGTGGCCCGCAACCCGGCGGTGAAGGCGGCCGTCAAGGCGATCTGGCCCGCCGTCGACCCGGAGAAGCTGGTGCTGCGGCTGCTGGCCGACCCGGAGTTCCTGGCCGCCCACGCGGAGGGACTGCTCAGCGAGGACGAGCAGAAGCTGATCCTCTGGGCGAAGCCCGCCCGGAGCGTGCGGTCGGCCAGGTGGTCGGCGGCGGACGCGGTGCTCATCGACGAGGCCCGGGACCTGGTGGCCCGTACGCACTCGCTCGGTCATGTCGTGCTCGACGAGGCGCAGGACCTCTCCCCCATGCAGTACCGGGCGGTGGGGCGGCGCTGCTCGACCGGGTCGGCCACCGTACTCGGGGACCTCGCGCAGGGAACGACGCCGTGGTCCACGGAGAGCTGGGACGAGGCCCTGTTCCACCTGGGCAAGGCGGACGCGGTGGTGGAGGAGCTGACGGCGGGCTTCCGCGTGCCGCGCGAGGTGATCGCGTACGCCTCCCGGCTGCTGCCCGCGATCTCGCCGGGTCTCGCGGCGGTGGAGTCGGTGCGGGAGTCCCCGGGGTCCCTGGTCGTACGGGAGGTGCCGTCGGCCGAGGAGTTGGACGCGGGCGTCGTCGGCGCCTGCGAGGAGTCGCTGCGCCACGAGGGGTCCATCGGGCTGATCGCCGCCGACGCCCGGATCCCGGCGCTGGGCGCGGCGCTGGAGGCGGCGGGGCACGCGTACCTCTCGCCCGGCGAGGAGACGACCGCCGAGTCCCGGCTGACGCTGGTGCCCGCGTCGCTGGCGAAGGGGCTGGAGTACGACTACGTGGTGCTGGACGAGCCGGCGGCCGTGGTGGACGGCGAACCGGACGAGCGGACCGGGCTGCGGCGGCTGTACGTCGCGCTGACCCGTGCGGTGTCGGGGCTGACCGTGGTGCACGCGGCGGCGCTGCCGGAGGCGCTGGAGCAGTAG
- a CDS encoding copper homeostasis protein CutC, whose translation MSNRAVLEVIALDAEDAVAAQAGGADRLELVTDMAADGLTPSRETFAAIRSAVDIPLRVMLRVADGFAAGDIDVLIGKAREMRAAGADEFVLGFLDEDGHADLVAVERIVAELDGCRWTFHRAIDRAADRDAVRKQLADLPGLDTFLTAGSPDGVDAGIPTLLEEAARTQEPGYEAQILVGGGLQLHHLPQLRAAGIDAFHIGGAARPSGWSAPVDAAAVREWREALDA comes from the coding sequence ATGAGCAACCGTGCAGTCCTGGAGGTGATCGCTCTCGACGCGGAGGACGCGGTCGCCGCCCAGGCGGGTGGTGCAGACCGCCTCGAACTGGTCACCGACATGGCGGCGGACGGCCTGACGCCGTCACGGGAGACCTTCGCGGCGATCCGGTCCGCCGTGGACATCCCGCTGCGCGTCATGCTCAGGGTGGCCGACGGGTTCGCCGCCGGTGACATCGACGTGCTGATCGGCAAGGCCCGCGAGATGCGGGCGGCGGGCGCCGACGAGTTCGTCCTCGGCTTCCTCGACGAGGACGGCCATGCCGACCTGGTGGCGGTCGAGCGGATCGTGGCCGAGCTGGACGGCTGCCGGTGGACGTTCCACCGCGCGATCGACCGGGCCGCCGACCGCGACGCCGTGCGCAAGCAGCTCGCGGACCTGCCCGGCCTGGACACGTTCCTCACGGCGGGTTCGCCGGACGGCGTGGACGCGGGCATCCCGACGCTCCTGGAGGAGGCCGCCCGTACCCAGGAGCCCGGGTACGAGGCGCAGATCCTGGTGGGCGGCGGCCTCCAGCTCCACCACCTGCCCCAGCTGCGGGCGGCGGGCATCGACGCCTTCCACATCGGCGGGGCGGCCCGCCCCTCCGGCTGGTCGGCACCGGTGGACGCAGCGGCGGTACGGGAGTGGCGCGAGGCGCTCGACGCCTGA
- a CDS encoding heavy metal translocating P-type ATPase, producing MTTRSATATPSDTSRGSASAPGSASVELAIGGMTCASCAARIEKKLNRMDGVEATVNYATEKAKVTYRDDDVSVQDLISTVEATGYTAQPPPPPETRQGTPGTDEAESEPDDGLTALRQRLITSLVLSVPVIAMAMIPALQFDNWQWLSLTLAAPVVVYAGWPFHRAAWTNLKHGAATMDTLISVGTSAAFLWSVWALFFGTAGMTGMTHPFELTIARTDGAGNIYLEAAAGVTAFILAGRWFEARSKRKAGAALRALMELGAKEVTLLRDGREVTVPTAELQVGDRFVVRPGEKIATDGTVIEGTSAVDASMLTGESVPVEVAAGDTVTGATINAGGRLVVEATRIGSDTQLARMARLVEDAQNGKAAAQRLADRISAVFVPIVIALALGTLGFWLGSGAGLTAAFTAAVAVLIIACPCALGLATPTALMVGTGRGAQLGILIKGPEVLETTRRVDTIVLDKTGTVTTGKMTLLDIHTAEGSDENDVLRLAGAIEHSSEHPIAQAVAAGAVERLGGAALPTPESFANVPGLGVQGVVDGHALLVGREKLLAEWVIRLPESLARAKAEAESAGRTAITVAWDGEARAVLEVADAVKETSAEAIERLRALGLTPILLTGDNRAVAEAVAAEVGIDAEQVYAEVMPEDKVDVVKRLQAEGRSVAMVGDGVNDAAALAQADLGLAMGTGTDAAIEAGDLTLVRGDLRAAADAIRLARRTLSTIRTNLFWAFAYNVGALPLAAAGLLNPMIAGAAMAFSSVFVVGNSLRLRGFKGA from the coding sequence ATGACCACCCGTTCCGCCACCGCCACCCCCTCCGACACCTCCCGCGGTTCCGCCTCCGCCCCTGGCTCCGCCTCCGTCGAGCTGGCCATCGGCGGCATGACCTGCGCCTCCTGCGCGGCCCGGATCGAGAAGAAGCTCAACCGGATGGACGGCGTGGAGGCGACCGTCAACTACGCCACCGAGAAGGCCAAGGTGACGTACCGGGACGACGACGTCTCCGTACAGGATCTGATCTCCACCGTCGAGGCCACCGGCTACACCGCACAGCCACCGCCGCCCCCGGAGACGAGGCAGGGCACCCCGGGCACGGACGAGGCGGAGTCCGAACCCGACGACGGGCTCACCGCCCTGCGCCAGCGCCTGATCACCTCGCTCGTCCTCTCCGTTCCCGTCATCGCGATGGCAATGATCCCGGCCCTCCAGTTCGACAACTGGCAGTGGCTCTCCCTGACCCTCGCCGCCCCCGTCGTCGTCTACGCGGGCTGGCCCTTCCACCGTGCCGCCTGGACCAACCTCAAGCACGGCGCGGCGACGATGGACACGCTGATCTCGGTCGGCACGTCGGCCGCCTTCCTCTGGTCGGTGTGGGCGCTGTTCTTCGGTACGGCGGGCATGACCGGGATGACCCACCCGTTCGAGCTGACCATCGCGCGTACGGACGGCGCCGGGAACATCTACCTCGAAGCCGCCGCCGGGGTGACCGCCTTCATCCTCGCCGGGCGCTGGTTCGAGGCCCGCTCCAAGCGGAAGGCCGGGGCCGCGCTCCGGGCCCTGATGGAGCTGGGCGCGAAGGAGGTCACGCTGCTGCGGGACGGCCGCGAGGTGACCGTGCCGACCGCTGAACTCCAGGTCGGGGACCGGTTCGTGGTCCGGCCCGGGGAGAAGATCGCCACCGACGGCACGGTCATCGAGGGCACTTCCGCTGTGGACGCCTCGATGCTGACGGGTGAGTCCGTGCCGGTGGAGGTCGCCGCCGGAGACACCGTGACCGGCGCGACGATCAACGCCGGCGGCCGCCTCGTCGTCGAAGCCACCCGCATCGGCTCCGACACCCAACTCGCCCGCATGGCCCGCCTGGTGGAGGATGCACAGAACGGCAAGGCCGCAGCCCAACGCCTCGCCGACCGCATCTCCGCCGTCTTCGTCCCCATCGTCATCGCGCTGGCGCTGGGCACCCTCGGCTTCTGGCTCGGCAGCGGCGCCGGACTCACCGCCGCCTTCACCGCAGCCGTCGCCGTCCTCATCATCGCCTGCCCCTGCGCCCTGGGGCTGGCGACCCCGACCGCCCTCATGGTCGGCACCGGCCGGGGCGCCCAGCTCGGCATCCTCATCAAGGGCCCCGAAGTCCTCGAAACCACCCGCCGCGTCGACACCATCGTCCTCGACAAAACCGGCACCGTCACCACCGGCAAGATGACCCTGCTCGACATCCACACCGCCGAGGGGAGCGACGAGAACGACGTCCTGCGACTGGCCGGAGCCATCGAGCACTCCTCCGAACACCCCATCGCCCAGGCCGTCGCAGCAGGAGCCGTCGAGAGGCTGGGCGGGGCCGCCCTCCCCACCCCGGAAAGCTTCGCCAACGTCCCCGGACTCGGCGTCCAGGGCGTGGTGGACGGCCACGCCCTCCTCGTCGGCCGGGAGAAGCTGCTGGCCGAGTGGGTGATCCGGCTGCCGGAGAGCCTGGCCCGCGCCAAGGCCGAGGCCGAGAGCGCCGGGCGGACCGCGATCACGGTCGCCTGGGACGGCGAGGCGCGGGCGGTCCTGGAGGTCGCGGACGCGGTGAAGGAGACCAGCGCCGAGGCCATCGAGCGGCTGCGCGCCCTCGGGCTCACCCCGATCCTCCTCACCGGCGACAACCGGGCCGTCGCGGAGGCGGTCGCCGCCGAGGTCGGCATCGACGCGGAGCAGGTGTACGCGGAGGTCATGCCCGAGGACAAGGTCGACGTCGTCAAGCGCCTCCAGGCGGAGGGCCGGAGCGTCGCCATGGTCGGTGACGGGGTCAACGACGCCGCCGCCCTCGCCCAGGCCGACCTGGGCCTGGCCATGGGCACGGGGACGGACGCCGCGATCGAGGCCGGTGACCTCACCCTCGTACGGGGAGACCTGCGGGCCGCCGCCGACGCCATCCGGCTCGCGCGCCGCACCCTCTCCACGATCCGGACGAACCTGTTCTGGGCCTTCGCCTACAACGTCGGCGCACTGCCGCTGGCAGCGGCGGGGCTGCTCAACCCGATGATCGCCGGGGCCGCGATGGCGTTCTCGTCCGTGTTCGTGGTCGGCAACTCGCTGCGGCTGCGCGGCTTCAAGGGGGCGTGA
- a CDS encoding 5-oxoprolinase subunit C family protein, with amino-acid sequence MTSVRPDGLLHVVRPGALTTVQDAGRTGWAHLGVGRAGALDAPAARLANRLVGNAPGAALLETTVTGCAVRPDRPVVAVVGGAGCRVSVDGRPVAWGAPVRVPAGAVLDVGPAVDGVRGYLAFAGGLVPEPVLGSRSADLLSGLGPAPLCAGDTLPLGQPAGEPPDGEGPVPWPGAPAELVLPLHPGPRHTWFTPAALRTLTTADYRVSPHSNRIGLRTEGPALERARDGELPSEGMVLGAVQVPPDGRPVVFLNDHPTTGGYPVVGVVAETALAGAAQAVPGTRVRFVVRT; translated from the coding sequence ATGACCTCCGTACGGCCGGACGGCCTCCTCCACGTCGTCCGCCCCGGCGCCCTCACCACCGTCCAGGACGCCGGCCGGACCGGCTGGGCGCATCTCGGCGTCGGGCGGGCCGGAGCGCTGGACGCGCCCGCCGCCCGGCTGGCCAACCGGCTCGTCGGCAATGCGCCGGGCGCCGCCCTTCTGGAGACCACGGTCACCGGGTGCGCGGTCCGCCCCGACCGGCCCGTGGTGGCCGTCGTCGGCGGTGCGGGGTGCCGGGTGAGTGTCGACGGGCGGCCGGTGGCGTGGGGCGCCCCCGTCCGGGTCCCGGCGGGCGCGGTGCTGGATGTGGGCCCCGCGGTCGACGGCGTACGCGGCTATCTGGCGTTCGCGGGCGGCCTGGTGCCGGAACCGGTCCTGGGCAGCCGTTCGGCCGACCTCCTCTCGGGGCTCGGCCCGGCCCCCCTGTGCGCGGGCGACACGCTGCCCCTGGGGCAACCGGCCGGGGAGCCACCGGACGGCGAAGGCCCTGTTCCCTGGCCCGGCGCCCCCGCCGAACTGGTGCTGCCCCTCCATCCCGGCCCGCGCCACACGTGGTTCACGCCCGCCGCCCTCCGTACGCTCACCACCGCCGACTACCGGGTCTCCCCGCACAGCAACCGCATCGGCCTCCGCACCGAGGGCCCGGCCCTGGAGCGGGCCCGGGACGGTGAACTGCCCAGCGAGGGCATGGTGCTGGGCGCGGTCCAGGTGCCCCCGGACGGGCGGCCCGTGGTCTTCCTCAACGACCATCCGACGACCGGGGGTTACCCGGTCGTCGGCGTCGTGGCGGAAACCGCCCTCGCCGGGGCGGCGCAGGCGGTTCCGGGAACGCGGGTGCGGTTCGTCGTACGGACGTGA
- a CDS encoding 5-oxoprolinase subunit B family protein, with the protein MTGGDAPEADGIRVLPAGPYALLVELTDGERTEAFHAELLRRRERGALPGVREIVPGARTVLLDGIEDSERGTGCVPTARDRLPGDRAAAARDRLARDLLSWSVPPLRREERDAVEIPVVYDGPDLAEVAALWGVGVDEVPGLHSRTAFRVAFCGFAPGFGYLTGLPERLHVPRRATPRTRVPAGALALAGPYTGVYPRPSPGGWQLIGRLADPAPALWDPAREPAALLGPGTRVRFVPAHAPVAPQAAVPAHAPVAAHAPVPVQAAPQPTGPVPKSRTETGR; encoded by the coding sequence GTGACCGGGGGAGACGCCCCGGAGGCCGACGGGATACGGGTGCTGCCCGCCGGGCCGTACGCGCTCCTCGTCGAACTCACCGACGGGGAACGGACCGAGGCCTTCCACGCCGAGCTGCTCCGCCGCCGCGAGCGGGGCGCACTTCCCGGCGTACGCGAGATCGTGCCGGGCGCGCGGACCGTGCTGCTGGACGGTATCGAGGACAGCGAACGGGGCACCGGTTGCGTTCCCACCGCGCGTGACCGGCTCCCCGGCGACCGGGCCGCCGCCGCCCGCGACCGCCTCGCCCGTGACCTCCTCTCCTGGTCCGTCCCGCCCCTGCGCCGGGAGGAGCGGGACGCCGTCGAGATCCCCGTCGTGTACGACGGGCCCGATCTGGCGGAGGTCGCCGCGCTCTGGGGCGTCGGGGTCGACGAGGTGCCCGGGCTCCACTCCCGTACCGCGTTCCGGGTGGCGTTCTGCGGGTTCGCGCCCGGGTTCGGGTACCTCACCGGGCTGCCCGAGCGCCTGCATGTGCCCCGGCGTGCGACCCCGCGTACGAGGGTTCCGGCCGGGGCGCTGGCCCTCGCCGGGCCGTACACCGGGGTGTACCCGCGCCCTTCGCCCGGCGGCTGGCAGCTGATCGGGCGGCTGGCGGACCCGGCACCCGCCCTGTGGGACCCGGCCAGGGAACCGGCGGCGCTGCTGGGGCCGGGGACCCGGGTGCGGTTCGTGCCCGCGCACGCGCCGGTGGCACCTCAGGCGGCCGTTCCCGCGCACGCCCCGGTAGCCGCACACGCCCCCGTACCCGTTCAGGCGGCGCCACAGCCGACGGGGCCCGTACCCAAGTCCCGTACGGAGACGGGCCGATGA